A genomic region of Miscanthus floridulus cultivar M001 chromosome 3, ASM1932011v1, whole genome shotgun sequence contains the following coding sequences:
- the LOC136542280 gene encoding RCC1 domain-containing protein RUG3, mitochondrial-like has product MFRRLLPHRRHISSSSASNSTPTLYSEGTIPFSLLSWGRGASGQLGGGKEERRLYPSPVAHLLLPESDPRLAPTPGRLPSAGEMSGVEVGISCGLFHSALLVEGGAWVWGKGDGGRLGLGDESSAFVPRPNPNLRDLRLLALGGIHSAALTTSGDVFTWGYGGFGALGHYVYHRELLPRQVNGPWEGKITHISTSGAHTAAITDSGELYTWGRDEGDGRLGLGSGGGPGEAGSLSVPSKVNALPVPVAAVACGGFFTMALTSDGQLWSWGANSNFELGRGSNFSDWRPQLVPSLKSIRVIQVACGGYHSLALTDEGEVLSWGHGGHGQLGHPTLQNHRIPLAIKALSDERIVHIACGGSTSAAISEKGDLYMWGNARDCQLGVPGLPEVQPLPVKVNFLRDDDKALGPSRVISVAIGASHAMCLVSMQQTEK; this is encoded by the exons atgttccgccgcctcctcccccaCCGCCGCCACATCTCCTCCTCGTCCGCCTCCAACTCCACCCCGACCCTCTACTCTGAAGGAACCATCCCATTCTCCCTCCTCTCGTGGGGCCGTGGCGCTTCCGGACAGCTCGGCGGCGGCAAGGAGGAGCGCCGCCTCTACCCATCCCCCGTCGCCCACCTCCTTCTCCCCGAATCAGACCCACGCCTTGCGCCCACCCCCGGACGCCTTCCCTCTGCAGGGGAGATGTCTGGAGTGGAGGTTGGGATCTCCTGCGGGCTCTTCCACTCTGCGCTCCTCGTCGAAGGAGGCGCCTGGGTGTGGGGCAAGGGCGACGGAGGCCGCCTCGGCCTCGGTGACGAGTCTTCCGCCTTCGTGCCCCGCCCTAACCCCAACCTCCGCGATCTCCGCCTCCTCGCGCTCGGCGGCATCCACTCCGCCGCGCTGACCACCTCCGGTGACGTCTTCACCTG GGGTTATGGTGGGTTTGGAGCTCTGGGGCACTATGTATACCATAGGGAGCTTTTGCCAAGGCAAGTGAATGGTCCATGGGAAGGGAAGATAACACACATTTCTACTAGTGGAGCACATACCGCAGCAATCACCGACTCAG GTGAACTTTACACTTGGGGTCGTGATGAAGGTGATGGTAGGCTGGGGCTTGGGAgtggaggtggtccaggtgaagCTGGCTCCCTCAGTGTTCCTTCCAAGGTGAATGCATTGCCTGTTCCAGTTGCTGCTGTAGCTTGTGGTGGCTTCTTCACAATGGCTCTTACTTCAGATGGACAGTTATGGAGTTGGGGAG CAAATTCAAACTTCGAACTGGGTAGAGGAAGCAATTTCAGTGATTGGAGGCCACAGCTTGTCCCTAGTCTGAAAAGTATCCGTGTAATCCAAGTAGCATGTGGTGGATACCATTCTTTAGCTTTGACTG ATGAAGGTGAAGTTCTCTCTTGGGGGCATGGTGGGCATGGACAACTTGGGCATCCCACCCTTCAAAATCATAGAATCCCACTTGCCATCAAAGCTTTGTCTGATGAGCGAATTGTCCATATAGCCTGTGGAGGATCAACCTCTGCTGCTATATCAG AGAAAGGTGACTTGTACATGTGGGGAAATGCAAGAGACTGCCAGCTAGGCGTCCCTGGTCTGCCAGAAGTTCAGCCACTCCCAGTCAAGGTGAATTTCCTCAGAGACGATGATAAAGCTTTGGGCCCTTCTCGTGTCATCTCCGTTGCAATAGGAGCCTCCCATGCCATGTGCTTGGTCTCCATGCAACAAACTGAGAAATAG
- the LOC136542281 gene encoding dihydroneopterin aldolase 2-like isoform X1, translating to MITTQWARQIARLPMRANSGDKPCMPTAATTPSSFAVRQRPPSPRLGLVHTSSFSSQHNQFTRSAAAVGPLIMAGRELVGKDKLVLRGLQFHGFHGVKQEEKTLGQKFVVDVDAWMDLSTAGETDSISDTVSYTDIYRIVKDVVEGPSQNLLESVAHRIASATLLKFSQISAVRVEVKKPHVAVQGIIDYLGVEIVRHRKDMAGSSPGAE from the exons ATGATCACCACCCAGTGGGCTCGTCAGATCGCACGCCTGCCCATGCGGGCAAATTCAGGGGACAAGCCTTGCATGCCCACCGCAGCCACTACACCTTCCTCCTTTGCTGTCAGGCAGCGACCTCCCAGTCCCAGATTGGGTTTGGTTCACACATCATCCTTCAGCTCCCAACACAACCAATTCACAAGAAGCGCCGCCGCAG TAGGTCCTCTTATTATGGCTGGAAGGGAGTTGGTTGGCAAGGATAAGCTTGTGCTTAGAGGCTTGCAGTTCCATGGCTTCCATGGTGTCAAACAAGAAGAAAAGACTCTGGGCCAGAAGTTTGTTGTGGACGTGGATGCCTGGATGGATCTGAGCACCGCTGGCGAAACCGACAGCATCTCTGATACGGTTAGCTACACAGATATTTACAG GATTGTCAAGGATGTGGTTGAAGGCCCATCTCAGAATCTTTTAGAGTCAGTGGCTCACCGTATTGCGAGTGCCACATTGCTTAAGTTCTCTCAAATATCTGCTGTCCGGGTAGAAGTGAAGAAGCCCCATGTTGCTGTACAAGGAATTATCGACTATTTAGGTGTTGAGATAGTTAGGCATAGAAAGGACATGGCTGGGAGTTCACCAGGAGCTGAGTAG
- the LOC136542281 gene encoding dihydroneopterin aldolase 2-like isoform X2, giving the protein MITTQWARQIARLPMRANSGDKPCMPTAATTPSSFAVRQRPPSPRLGLVHTSSFSSQHNQFTRSAAAGPLIMAGRELVGKDKLVLRGLQFHGFHGVKQEEKTLGQKFVVDVDAWMDLSTAGETDSISDTVSYTDIYRIVKDVVEGPSQNLLESVAHRIASATLLKFSQISAVRVEVKKPHVAVQGIIDYLGVEIVRHRKDMAGSSPGAE; this is encoded by the exons ATGATCACCACCCAGTGGGCTCGTCAGATCGCACGCCTGCCCATGCGGGCAAATTCAGGGGACAAGCCTTGCATGCCCACCGCAGCCACTACACCTTCCTCCTTTGCTGTCAGGCAGCGACCTCCCAGTCCCAGATTGGGTTTGGTTCACACATCATCCTTCAGCTCCCAACACAACCAATTCACAAGAAGCGCCGCCGCAG GTCCTCTTATTATGGCTGGAAGGGAGTTGGTTGGCAAGGATAAGCTTGTGCTTAGAGGCTTGCAGTTCCATGGCTTCCATGGTGTCAAACAAGAAGAAAAGACTCTGGGCCAGAAGTTTGTTGTGGACGTGGATGCCTGGATGGATCTGAGCACCGCTGGCGAAACCGACAGCATCTCTGATACGGTTAGCTACACAGATATTTACAG GATTGTCAAGGATGTGGTTGAAGGCCCATCTCAGAATCTTTTAGAGTCAGTGGCTCACCGTATTGCGAGTGCCACATTGCTTAAGTTCTCTCAAATATCTGCTGTCCGGGTAGAAGTGAAGAAGCCCCATGTTGCTGTACAAGGAATTATCGACTATTTAGGTGTTGAGATAGTTAGGCATAGAAAGGACATGGCTGGGAGTTCACCAGGAGCTGAGTAG
- the LOC136542281 gene encoding dihydroneopterin aldolase 2-like isoform X3 translates to MAGRELVGKDKLVLRGLQFHGFHGVKQEEKTLGQKFVVDVDAWMDLSTAGETDSISDTVSYTDIYRIVKDVVEGPSQNLLESVAHRIASATLLKFSQISAVRVEVKKPHVAVQGIIDYLGVEIVRHRKDMAGSSPGAE, encoded by the exons ATGGCTGGAAGGGAGTTGGTTGGCAAGGATAAGCTTGTGCTTAGAGGCTTGCAGTTCCATGGCTTCCATGGTGTCAAACAAGAAGAAAAGACTCTGGGCCAGAAGTTTGTTGTGGACGTGGATGCCTGGATGGATCTGAGCACCGCTGGCGAAACCGACAGCATCTCTGATACGGTTAGCTACACAGATATTTACAG GATTGTCAAGGATGTGGTTGAAGGCCCATCTCAGAATCTTTTAGAGTCAGTGGCTCACCGTATTGCGAGTGCCACATTGCTTAAGTTCTCTCAAATATCTGCTGTCCGGGTAGAAGTGAAGAAGCCCCATGTTGCTGTACAAGGAATTATCGACTATTTAGGTGTTGAGATAGTTAGGCATAGAAAGGACATGGCTGGGAGTTCACCAGGAGCTGAGTAG